One window from the genome of Rhodobacteraceae bacterium S2214 encodes:
- a CDS encoding FAD-binding oxidoreductase — protein sequence MIDFLVIGGGIAGLSVAARLSVHGKVTVLEAEKSVGHHASGRSAALFEENYGNAAVKALNKASAAYHKTAHGGVLSPRGLMLVGRAGEEAAFEADVQNMHLTEISVTDAAGMIPILDTNVLTHAAYDAGALDIDTDLLMQNFARDLRVHSGTIVTNAAVTSISRSDHGWQVYAGEVYDAKVIINAAGAWVDQIAVLAGISPLGFQPYKRSMARIPAPGGHDVSDWPMVFGVNEAWYAKPDAGALIVSPADEEPAEPHDAWADDLVLAEGLDRYSQHVTEPVTRLLASWAGLRTFAPDRALVLGASAQDSSFIWCAGQGGYGFATAPAASRLVSDLVAGKPSELGSDIVAALSPARFT from the coding sequence ATGATCGATTTTCTAGTGATCGGCGGCGGGATCGCGGGTCTGTCCGTGGCTGCACGGCTTTCCGTCCACGGAAAAGTCACGGTTCTGGAGGCAGAGAAATCCGTCGGCCATCATGCCTCTGGCCGGTCGGCGGCGTTGTTCGAAGAAAACTACGGCAATGCGGCAGTGAAGGCGCTGAACAAGGCCAGCGCTGCGTACCACAAGACGGCTCATGGCGGTGTGCTGTCGCCCCGCGGCTTGATGCTTGTGGGGCGGGCTGGCGAAGAGGCGGCGTTCGAGGCCGACGTTCAAAACATGCATCTGACTGAGATCAGCGTGACAGATGCCGCAGGGATGATCCCGATTCTTGATACAAACGTCCTGACGCATGCTGCATATGACGCGGGCGCATTGGATATTGATACCGACCTGCTGATGCAGAACTTCGCGCGCGATCTGCGCGTGCACAGCGGGACCATCGTCACAAATGCTGCTGTCACAAGCATATCGCGCTCGGACCATGGCTGGCAGGTTTACGCGGGCGAGGTGTATGATGCCAAAGTGATCATTAACGCGGCTGGTGCGTGGGTGGACCAGATTGCGGTTTTGGCGGGTATTTCTCCGTTAGGTTTCCAACCGTACAAGCGATCCATGGCCCGCATACCTGCGCCGGGCGGGCATGATGTGTCGGATTGGCCGATGGTCTTTGGCGTGAACGAAGCATGGTACGCGAAGCCGGACGCAGGCGCATTGATCGTGTCACCGGCAGACGAAGAACCGGCTGAACCGCATGATGCATGGGCCGATGATTTGGTACTGGCGGAAGGGTTGGACCGCTATAGCCAACACGTGACCGAACCTGTGACACGCCTTTTGGCGTCTTGGGCCGGATTGCGGACTTTTGCGCCGGATCGAGCATTGGTATTGGGGGCGTCGGCGCAGGACAGCAGTTTTATCTGGTGCGCTGGGCAGGGTGGCTACGGTTTTGCGACCGCACCGGCAGCCAGCCGGTTAGTGTCGGATTTGGTCGCAGGTAAGCCGTCAGAGCTTGGGTCGGACATCGTCGCGGCGCTTAGTCCAGCGCGCTTTACTTAA
- a CDS encoding LysR family transcriptional regulator → MHSENWDDLRYVLCVVETGSVLQAAKHLGVNHATVLRHVAAFEERHNVTIFERTSQGYRLRSESTHIIQAAQAAETAIREVARLAGGGLLPRSETIRITSTDTLCAYALPQFISAAQGRGQNRKFVLLSSNAHIDVLREQAHIVVRASVSLTEDLVGTSAGTLAFKAYAAETGVKKWLSLSGPLSRSVAGTWMAKNITADMVCATADSFLTLASLAQRGQGISILPTFVGDATPGLQEITDAIPALTVPVWVAHHVEAKMTHELNEVRSNLTAFLEEYLKRA, encoded by the coding sequence ATGCACAGCGAAAATTGGGATGATCTCCGCTATGTTCTGTGTGTTGTGGAAACCGGCTCCGTTTTGCAGGCGGCCAAACATCTTGGCGTCAATCATGCCACGGTCCTGCGTCACGTGGCGGCGTTTGAAGAGCGGCACAACGTGACCATTTTTGAGCGGACCTCACAAGGGTACCGACTGCGATCCGAAAGCACCCATATCATCCAAGCGGCACAAGCCGCCGAAACGGCGATCCGAGAGGTGGCGCGGCTGGCGGGCGGTGGTCTTCTTCCACGATCGGAAACGATACGCATTACCTCCACTGACACGCTTTGTGCTTATGCCTTGCCGCAATTCATATCGGCCGCACAGGGACGTGGCCAAAACCGAAAATTCGTTCTATTGAGCAGCAACGCTCATATCGACGTGCTACGTGAACAGGCACACATTGTGGTACGCGCGTCTGTGTCCCTTACCGAAGATCTCGTGGGAACTTCCGCCGGCACCCTCGCATTTAAAGCTTATGCAGCTGAAACAGGCGTTAAAAAATGGCTGAGCCTGTCTGGTCCACTTTCAAGGTCGGTCGCAGGCACTTGGATGGCAAAAAATATAACTGCGGACATGGTTTGTGCAACGGCTGATAGCTTTTTGACATTGGCAAGTCTTGCCCAACGCGGCCAAGGCATTTCTATCCTTCCAACCTTTGTTGGCGACGCAACGCCGGGCTTGCAAGAAATAACTGACGCGATCCCAGCGCTCACCGTCCCCGTATGGGTGGCGCACCATGTCGAAGCAAAAATGACGCACGAACTGAATGAGGTTCGATCAAATTTGACGGCGTTTCTAGAAGAATACTTGAAGAGAGCCTGA
- a CDS encoding aldo/keto reductase — protein sequence MTQLDTANGTPLSRLTFGTMQFGGNADATASRAMFDAAFGAGINHFDTAVGYTGGQSETLLGPMVTEKRDDIYLATKVAYKGGAGRANILDHFATCQRQLQLDTVDLLYLHRFDDDTPLEETFATMAELQQAGKIRHIGVSNYAAWQVMKAQAVCATLGTKIDVIQPMYSLVKRQSEVEIFPMSVDQGIKIVPYSPLGGGLLTGKYAAGETGRLTDDAMYKKRYSVDWMHECAKALSDIAAELGTHPATLAVAWAAKHAANPSPIISARSTEQLAPSLAAEGFAMDATLYDRITALSISPAPATDRLEEA from the coding sequence ATGACCCAGCTTGATACTGCCAACGGCACCCCGCTTTCCCGCCTGACATTTGGAACCATGCAGTTTGGCGGGAACGCTGATGCAACGGCATCGCGTGCGATGTTCGATGCGGCGTTTGGCGCGGGCATCAACCATTTTGACACGGCTGTTGGTTACACGGGCGGGCAGTCTGAAACGCTGCTTGGCCCGATGGTCACGGAAAAACGGGACGACATCTATCTTGCGACCAAGGTGGCGTATAAGGGCGGTGCTGGCCGCGCCAATATCCTCGACCATTTCGCAACCTGCCAACGTCAGTTGCAGTTGGACACGGTCGATCTGTTGTACCTGCATCGGTTTGATGATGATACGCCGCTGGAAGAAACGTTCGCGACGATGGCCGAACTTCAACAGGCGGGCAAAATCCGCCATATCGGCGTGTCGAATTACGCAGCTTGGCAAGTGATGAAAGCACAGGCGGTCTGTGCGACGCTGGGCACCAAGATTGACGTCATCCAACCGATGTATTCACTCGTCAAACGCCAGTCCGAGGTCGAGATTTTCCCGATGTCCGTTGATCAGGGGATCAAGATTGTCCCGTATTCGCCGCTAGGTGGCGGGTTACTGACGGGCAAATATGCCGCTGGCGAAACGGGGCGTCTGACCGATGACGCTATGTACAAAAAACGCTACAGCGTGGATTGGATGCACGAATGTGCAAAGGCGCTTTCGGACATCGCAGCTGAGCTGGGCACGCATCCCGCGACCCTTGCCGTGGCATGGGCGGCGAAACATGCGGCAAACCCGTCGCCGATCATTTCCGCGCGATCAACAGAGCAGTTGGCGCCATCATTGGCGGCTGAAGGCTTTGCGATGGATGCAACGCTGTACGACCGGATCACGGCGCTATCGATTAGCCCTGCACCGGCAACGGATCGGCTTGAAGAGGCATGA
- a CDS encoding DUF1489 domain-containing protein, with protein sequence MSKTVNLIKLSVGTEDVAGLAAWQATRRAQSDDGYPQHVTRMWPKRESEILNGGSIYWVIKGVILARQEIVRLDEYNSADGIRRCAIVCDQPLIRVAATPRRAFQGWRYLTPEDAPIDLPEGREDEEPLPAELSAALAAIGVR encoded by the coding sequence GTGAGTAAAACTGTTAACCTTATTAAGCTATCCGTCGGCACCGAAGATGTCGCAGGTCTGGCTGCATGGCAAGCCACGCGGCGGGCGCAATCGGATGATGGCTACCCACAGCACGTTACCCGTATGTGGCCAAAACGCGAATCGGAAATCCTGAATGGCGGCTCAATTTACTGGGTCATCAAGGGTGTCATCCTTGCGCGACAGGAAATTGTCCGACTTGATGAATATAACTCCGCCGATGGCATCCGGCGCTGCGCCATTGTCTGTGATCAGCCGCTGATCCGCGTGGCTGCAACCCCGCGTCGGGCGTTTCAGGGCTGGCGGTATCTCACACCGGAAGACGCCCCAATCGACCTGCCAGAAGGGCGCGAAGACGAAGAACCGCTGCCCGCCGAACTCAGCGCGGCGCTCGCGGCGATTGGCGTGCGCTAG
- the hisS gene encoding histidine--tRNA ligase — MAKMKKAPKPKAQTPKGFRDYFGAEVTKRTEMLNQIAGVYHHYGFDALETSAVETVEALGKFLPDVDRPNEGVFAWEEDGDWLALRYDMTAPLARVYAQFRNDLPTPYRRYAMGPVWRNEKPGPGRFRQFYQCDADTVGAPSVAADAEICAMLSDTLETVGIDRGDYIVRVNNRKVLNGVMEVAGLSGDDKEAERGIVLRAIDKLDRLGDDGVRALLGEGRKDESGDFTKGAGLGAEQAEIVMGFMSAKRDTGAATVARLNELVIGSKIGADGVNELETIAELLDAQGYGANRIEIDPSVVRGLGYYTGPVYEAELTFEVTDEKGRPRNFGSVSGGGRYDDLVKRFTGQEVPATGVSIGVDRLLAALDAKGRLSKASVGPVVVTVMDKSRMADYQAMVAELRNNGIRAEVYLGNPKNFGNQLKYADARQSPIAVIAGGDEFDSGVVQIKDLILGAEIAKNATLEEWKDRPSQYEVARGDLVAKVREILAGQAK; from the coding sequence ATGGCCAAGATGAAAAAAGCACCCAAGCCAAAGGCGCAAACCCCGAAAGGGTTCCGCGACTATTTTGGCGCTGAGGTGACCAAGCGCACTGAAATGCTTAATCAGATCGCTGGCGTCTACCATCATTACGGGTTTGATGCGCTGGAAACATCTGCCGTTGAAACGGTCGAAGCTTTGGGGAAATTCCTACCTGACGTGGACCGTCCGAACGAAGGTGTGTTCGCGTGGGAAGAAGACGGCGATTGGCTGGCGCTGCGTTACGATATGACCGCCCCGTTGGCGCGTGTTTACGCACAATTCCGCAATGACCTGCCGACGCCGTATCGCCGTTACGCGATGGGGCCAGTGTGGCGGAACGAAAAGCCGGGACCGGGTCGTTTTCGTCAGTTTTATCAATGCGATGCGGATACCGTTGGTGCGCCAAGCGTGGCGGCTGATGCAGAGATTTGCGCGATGCTGTCTGATACTTTGGAAACCGTGGGCATCGACCGCGGCGACTACATCGTGCGGGTTAATAACCGTAAAGTTTTGAATGGCGTGATGGAAGTTGCTGGCTTGTCCGGCGATGACAAAGAAGCGGAACGCGGCATCGTGCTGCGCGCGATTGATAAGCTTGACCGACTTGGTGATGACGGCGTGCGTGCCCTACTTGGCGAAGGCCGCAAGGACGAAAGCGGCGACTTTACCAAAGGTGCTGGCCTTGGCGCTGAACAGGCCGAAATCGTGATGGGCTTCATGTCCGCGAAACGCGATACAGGTGCCGCCACAGTGGCGCGTTTGAATGAATTGGTGATCGGATCCAAGATCGGCGCTGATGGTGTCAATGAATTGGAAACCATCGCTGAACTGCTGGACGCCCAAGGCTACGGCGCAAACCGGATCGAGATTGATCCAAGCGTTGTGCGTGGCCTTGGCTACTACACTGGTCCTGTCTACGAGGCGGAACTGACGTTTGAAGTCACCGATGAAAAAGGCCGCCCGCGCAACTTCGGTTCTGTGTCCGGCGGTGGTCGCTACGACGATCTGGTAAAGCGTTTCACAGGGCAAGAAGTCCCTGCAACAGGTGTCTCCATCGGCGTAGATCGCCTGCTCGCCGCACTTGATGCAAAAGGGCGTTTGTCCAAGGCGTCGGTCGGCCCTGTCGTCGTGACCGTCATGGATAAATCCCGCATGGCCGATTATCAGGCGATGGTCGCGGAACTGCGCAATAACGGCATTCGGGCCGAGGTCTATCTTGGCAACCCCAAGAACTTTGGCAACCAGTTGAAATACGCAGATGCACGCCAGTCGCCGATTGCGGTGATTGCGGGTGGCGACGAATTCGACAGCGGTGTCGTGCAGATAAAGGACCTGATCCTTGGTGCTGAGATCGCGAAGAACGCGACACTTGAAGAATGGAAAGACCGTCCTTCGCAGTACGAGGTCGCACGTGGTGATCTGGTTGCAAAAGTGCGCGAAATTCTGGCGGGGCAAGCAAAGTGA
- a CDS encoding ATP phosphoribosyltransferase regulatory subunit, producing MIKDEAARISAVFQAAGAEPVEAAILQPADVLLDLYGEDIRGRAYVTNDPVQGEMMLRPDFTVPVVQMHMQSHADPARYTYAGPVFRKQDEDPRRAREYTQVGFEVFDGQNPAAADAEVFATVKAALADAPVRAATGDIGLLKAAVAGLQTTEARKAALMRHIWRPKRFKSLLDRFGGRIAAPAKRVALLGASDPFADAGPEVGVRSRGEVQQRIDALRADAAAAPISNEEISVIESILNLSETAPHILSALYDIAVDMPAIDAAVKTYEARLDAMAKRGVDVDALAFEGSYGRTSLEYYDGFVFGFYGVKDNRPVATGGRYDALTQVLGDGRAVPAVGAVIRPDLLLEVR from the coding sequence ATGATCAAAGACGAGGCCGCCCGTATTTCGGCGGTGTTTCAGGCTGCGGGGGCAGAACCCGTCGAGGCCGCGATCCTGCAACCTGCTGATGTTTTGCTGGACCTTTACGGCGAAGACATCCGTGGTCGCGCCTATGTGACGAACGATCCGGTGCAGGGCGAAATGATGCTGCGGCCTGATTTCACCGTGCCCGTCGTGCAGATGCATATGCAAAGCCACGCGGACCCTGCGCGGTACACATATGCTGGCCCCGTGTTCCGGAAGCAGGACGAAGACCCCCGCCGTGCGCGTGAATATACGCAGGTCGGGTTCGAAGTCTTCGACGGCCAAAATCCGGCCGCCGCTGATGCAGAGGTGTTTGCGACGGTGAAAGCCGCACTTGCCGATGCGCCAGTGCGGGCAGCGACGGGCGATATCGGGTTGCTCAAAGCAGCAGTCGCAGGGTTGCAAACGACAGAAGCGCGTAAAGCGGCATTGATGCGTCATATTTGGCGACCCAAGCGGTTCAAATCGCTGCTTGATCGGTTTGGCGGACGTATTGCGGCCCCCGCCAAACGTGTGGCGCTGCTTGGTGCGAGTGACCCGTTTGCGGATGCGGGCCCCGAGGTCGGCGTGCGGTCGCGGGGCGAAGTCCAGCAGCGGATCGACGCCTTGCGTGCTGATGCAGCGGCGGCACCGATTTCGAACGAAGAAATCAGTGTGATCGAATCCATTCTGAACCTGAGCGAAACAGCCCCTCATATCCTGTCTGCGCTGTACGATATAGCGGTCGACATGCCTGCGATCGATGCGGCTGTGAAGACCTACGAGGCGCGCCTTGATGCGATGGCCAAGCGCGGCGTTGATGTTGATGCATTGGCCTTTGAAGGCAGCTATGGGCGCACGTCATTGGAATACTACGATGGCTTTGTCTTCGGGTTCTACGGTGTGAAAGACAACCGGCCCGTGGCCACAGGCGGGCGCTACGATGCGCTGACCCAAGTTTTGGGTGACGGGCGTGCCGTGCCTGCCGTTGGTGCCGTCATCCGCCCCGATCTACTGCTGGAGGTCCGCTAA
- a CDS encoding cytochrome c has protein sequence MNKSTIACITAVIVSIGGVAISDGHISDEQIEAAVKARKAHMQLYSFNLATLGGMAKEEIPYDAEAASAAADNLVALSQVSQAGYWLPGSDSASVEGSRALPAIWEAGSDIGQKGADFAAAALAMQAAARTDLAALKAGMGGLGESCGGCHKPYRAPRN, from the coding sequence ATGAATAAGAGCACCATTGCCTGTATTACGGCTGTTATTGTGTCGATCGGCGGGGTGGCCATATCTGACGGCCACATCAGCGATGAACAGATCGAGGCCGCGGTAAAAGCGCGCAAAGCGCATATGCAGCTGTATTCCTTCAATCTGGCCACGTTGGGCGGGATGGCGAAAGAGGAAATACCCTATGATGCAGAAGCGGCCTCAGCTGCGGCGGACAACCTCGTCGCGCTGTCTCAGGTCTCGCAGGCGGGTTACTGGTTGCCCGGAAGCGATAGCGCGAGTGTCGAAGGGAGCCGTGCTTTACCTGCTATTTGGGAAGCTGGCAGCGACATTGGACAAAAAGGCGCTGATTTTGCGGCTGCCGCTTTGGCAATGCAGGCAGCTGCCCGGACCGATTTGGCTGCGCTGAAGGCAGGGATGGGCGGGCTAGGCGAATCCTGTGGTGGTTGTCACAAACCTTACCGCGCGCCCAGAAACTGA
- the hisG gene encoding ATP phosphoribosyltransferase, translating to MLKLGVPSKGRLMEKTFDWFGARGVTLRKSGSDREYAGAVDGIDGVELVLLSAGEIPRELAAGNIHLGVTGSDLVREKLALWDSQVTELALMGFGGADLIIAVPQGWVDVDTLDDLDAAAAAFRQNHGMRLRIATKYHRLVREFLREKGVADYRLVDSQGATEGVVKNETAEAIADITSTGETLRANGLKILDDGLIHASQATLFRGTRRDWSDEQRTTLKRLVALLDI from the coding sequence ATGTTGAAGCTGGGCGTGCCGTCTAAAGGGCGGCTGATGGAAAAGACGTTTGACTGGTTTGGGGCGCGCGGCGTGACGCTGCGCAAGTCCGGATCGGATCGTGAATATGCCGGTGCGGTTGACGGGATCGACGGCGTGGAACTTGTCCTGCTGTCCGCAGGTGAAATTCCGCGTGAACTGGCAGCGGGGAACATTCACCTTGGTGTCACCGGCTCTGATCTGGTCCGCGAGAAATTAGCGCTTTGGGATAGCCAAGTGACTGAACTTGCGTTGATGGGCTTTGGTGGTGCTGATTTGATTATCGCAGTCCCACAGGGCTGGGTTGATGTGGATACTTTAGATGATCTGGACGCGGCGGCGGCTGCGTTCCGTCAGAATCACGGGATGCGTTTGCGGATCGCGACGAAGTATCACCGACTTGTCCGTGAATTCCTGCGCGAAAAAGGCGTGGCCGATTACAGGCTCGTTGATAGCCAAGGCGCGACCGAAGGCGTGGTCAAGAACGAGACGGCTGAGGCGATTGCGGATATCACATCCACGGGCGAGACGTTGCGGGCGAACGGTCTGAAGATCCTTGACGACGGGCTCATTCACGCGTCTCAGGCGACGTTGTTCCGCGGCACGCGGCGTGACTGGTCCGATGAGCAGCGGACGACGTTGAAACGGCTGGTGGCATTGCTCGACATTTGA
- a CDS encoding ATP-binding protein, with the protein MTLTKTPIPFCSLKFIDELPRMREVDDRLKETLRELRNRKLMAAGSVDHGNDPVLWHQLINDNDRTMTKRRAIRFLERMQSLSGMSHLPDAAKTQLNALRDGISVTNIHTEHKADEIAAALHEEMPWMAPATEEVWHGLRRSAREGLPGLRFNPLVLVGSPGIGKSFWARRLAHHLAVPTTKIEATGEPATFSLVGAQRGWGSAAPGKLMQTVLRERHAGPLVIVDEVEKTGDVNAVNGSRHTLTDALLPLLERMTAEGWECPFFQIRFVMSWANWVLTANSRKGLPEPLQSRCVVLDLPDLTRSQLRDFALTEGQRRGLLEPSLSALDAVLDHEVWAEHTLSLRTVSRMLDRAEAMISRPVLQ; encoded by the coding sequence ATGACCCTCACGAAAACACCGATCCCATTCTGCTCGCTTAAATTTATCGATGAGCTGCCTCGCATGAGAGAGGTGGATGATCGCCTCAAGGAAACTCTACGTGAGTTAAGGAACCGGAAGTTGATGGCTGCGGGAAGCGTTGATCACGGCAATGATCCGGTTCTATGGCATCAATTGATCAACGACAATGATCGTACAATGACCAAGCGCCGTGCGATCCGATTTTTAGAGCGAATGCAAAGCCTGTCCGGCATGAGCCATTTGCCAGACGCGGCGAAAACCCAATTGAATGCGTTGCGGGATGGTATCTCAGTGACCAACATCCACACCGAACACAAAGCTGACGAGATCGCAGCGGCCTTGCATGAAGAAATGCCTTGGATGGCGCCCGCGACCGAAGAAGTCTGGCATGGTCTCAGGCGATCCGCGCGTGAGGGGCTACCTGGTTTACGTTTCAATCCGTTGGTCTTGGTTGGGTCACCCGGCATCGGCAAAAGCTTCTGGGCACGGCGGTTAGCGCATCACCTTGCGGTGCCGACAACCAAAATCGAGGCGACCGGTGAACCGGCGACGTTTTCACTGGTTGGAGCTCAGCGCGGATGGGGCAGCGCCGCACCAGGCAAACTCATGCAGACCGTGCTGCGGGAACGCCACGCCGGCCCTCTGGTGATCGTGGACGAAGTCGAAAAGACTGGAGACGTCAACGCAGTCAACGGGTCGCGTCATACACTAACTGATGCTCTGCTTCCGTTGTTGGAGCGCATGACTGCGGAGGGTTGGGAGTGTCCCTTTTTTCAGATCCGCTTTGTTATGTCCTGGGCCAACTGGGTGCTGACCGCGAACAGCCGCAAGGGTTTGCCGGAGCCGTTGCAAAGCCGTTGCGTGGTTCTTGACCTTCCAGACCTGACGCGGTCTCAGTTGCGTGACTTTGCTCTAACAGAAGGTCAAAGGCGCGGCCTCTTGGAGCCCAGCCTTTCGGCGTTAGACGCAGTGCTTGATCATGAAGTTTGGGCTGAGCACACCCTAAGCCTTCGCACAGTATCCAGAATGCTGGATCGGGCTGAGGCGATGATTTCTAGGCCAGTCCTTCAGTGA
- a CDS encoding SlyX family protein has product MTDVTHLEEQIAHLTKTVEDLSDVVARQENELALATRRLAMLMEREAGREMDAGSSVPLADQRPPHW; this is encoded by the coding sequence ATGACAGACGTGACACACCTAGAAGAACAGATCGCCCACCTCACCAAGACGGTCGAAGACCTGTCGGATGTCGTGGCGCGTCAGGAAAACGAACTTGCTTTGGCGACCCGCCGTTTGGCTATGCTGATGGAACGCGAAGCAGGCCGCGAAATGGACGCTGGCAGTAGCGTACCATTGGCCGATCAACGCCCGCCGCACTGGTAA
- a CDS encoding adenosylcobalamin-dependent ribonucleoside-diphosphate reductase, giving the protein MSRFTAPIAEQIWDMKYRFKQADGTPIDNTVEDSWSRIAGALASVEKDPKAWEPKFYEALEDFKYLPAGRITAGAGTARSVTLFNCFVMGTVPDSMGGIFDMLKEAALTMQQGGGIGYDFSTIRPKGALVEGVAADASGPLSFMDVWDAMCRTIMSAGSRRGAMMATMRCDHPDVEDFITAKSDAARLRMFNMSVLITDPFMDAVKADKPWDLVFNGKTYKTVQARELWDAIMQSTYDYAEPGVIFIDRINKANNLSYCETIAATNPCGEQPLPPYGACLLGSINMARLVKDPFGDAPEMDEALMIDLVATAVRMMDNVVDASKFPLQQQAQEAAAKRRIGLGVTGLADALLMVGLRYGSEEAAAQTDKWMHAIARAAYLASVDLAKEKGAFPLFDADKFLASGAMQDMDDDVRDAIREHGIRNALLTSIAPTGTISLYAGNVSSGIEPVFAYAYTRKVLQKDGSRTEEEVVDYAVQLWRELKGDAELPDYFVNAQTLAPLDHVRMQAAAQKWIDSSISKTINCPEDISFDDFKEVYMAAWDQGCKGCTTYRPNDVTGSVLSVSEDSKEAPVQVSTDGEKAEVVYLAEPLDRPQELDGATYKLKWPDSEHAIYITVNDLIVAGHRRPFEVFINSKNMEHFAWTVALTRMISAVFRRGGDVSFVVEELKAVFDPRGGAWMQGKYVPSILAAIGGVIEKHMIATGFLAGEGMGLKSDPQADVVALNNAPKGKACSSCGGYELRMVEGCMTCGSCGYSKCG; this is encoded by the coding sequence ATGTCCCGTTTTACCGCCCCAATCGCCGAACAAATATGGGACATGAAATACCGTTTTAAACAAGCGGATGGCACCCCGATTGATAACACGGTCGAGGATTCATGGTCCCGTATCGCCGGTGCGCTGGCGAGCGTCGAAAAGGATCCGAAGGCGTGGGAGCCGAAATTTTACGAAGCCCTAGAAGACTTTAAGTACCTTCCCGCTGGCCGGATCACTGCAGGTGCCGGCACTGCCCGTTCTGTGACGTTGTTCAACTGCTTTGTCATGGGCACGGTCCCAGACAGCATGGGCGGCATTTTCGATATGCTGAAAGAAGCAGCGCTGACTATGCAGCAGGGCGGTGGCATCGGCTACGACTTTTCGACGATTCGTCCGAAAGGCGCGTTGGTTGAAGGTGTGGCAGCGGACGCCTCTGGCCCACTGTCTTTCATGGATGTCTGGGACGCGATGTGCCGGACGATCATGTCTGCCGGGTCCCGTCGTGGTGCGATGATGGCCACGATGCGCTGCGACCACCCGGATGTTGAGGATTTCATCACTGCAAAATCCGACGCTGCCCGTTTGCGGATGTTCAACATGTCCGTTCTGATCACTGATCCGTTCATGGATGCAGTGAAGGCCGACAAACCGTGGGATTTGGTCTTTAACGGCAAGACCTACAAAACTGTTCAGGCGCGTGAATTGTGGGATGCGATTATGCAATCCACCTACGATTACGCTGAACCGGGCGTCATCTTTATCGACCGGATCAACAAGGCCAACAACCTGTCCTACTGCGAAACTATCGCAGCGACGAACCCATGCGGTGAACAACCTTTGCCGCCGTATGGCGCGTGTTTGCTCGGGTCCATCAACATGGCCCGTCTGGTCAAAGACCCGTTTGGTGACGCGCCTGAAATGGACGAAGCGTTGATGATCGACCTCGTCGCGACAGCCGTGCGCATGATGGACAACGTCGTTGATGCGTCGAAATTCCCGCTGCAACAACAAGCACAAGAAGCCGCAGCAAAGCGCCGCATCGGTCTTGGTGTCACAGGTTTGGCTGACGCGCTGTTGATGGTTGGCCTGCGCTATGGATCGGAAGAGGCAGCAGCCCAGACCGACAAATGGATGCACGCGATTGCACGCGCAGCTTATCTGGCCTCGGTCGATTTGGCGAAAGAAAAAGGCGCGTTCCCGCTGTTCGATGCGGACAAATTCCTTGCGTCCGGTGCGATGCAGGACATGGACGACGACGTGCGTGACGCGATCCGCGAACACGGTATCCGCAACGCTTTGCTAACGTCGATTGCGCCAACTGGTACAATTTCACTGTACGCGGGTAACGTGTCATCGGGCATCGAACCTGTCTTCGCTTACGCATATACGCGCAAGGTTTTGCAAAAAGATGGCAGCCGCACGGAAGAAGAAGTCGTTGATTACGCCGTGCAATTGTGGCGCGAATTGAAAGGCGACGCCGAACTGCCCGACTATTTCGTCAATGCCCAAACGCTCGCCCCATTGGATCACGTGCGTATGCAGGCAGCAGCTCAGAAATGGATCGACTCGTCGATTTCCAAGACGATCAACTGCCCAGAAGATATCAGCTTTGATGATTTCAAAGAGGTCTACATGGCGGCATGGGATCAAGGCTGTAAGGGCTGCACAACATACCGTCCAAACGATGTGACGGGCTCTGTTCTGTCTGTGTCCGAGGACAGTAAAGAAGCGCCCGTTCAGGTCAGCACTGACGGCGAAAAGGCTGAGGTTGTGTATCTTGCGGAACCGTTGGACCGCCCGCAAGAACTCGATGGTGCGACTTACAAGCTCAAATGGCCTGACTCCGAACACGCGATCTACATTACTGTGAACGATTTGATCGTTGCAGGGCACCGTCGCCCGTTCGAGGTCTTCATCAACTCGAAGAACATGGAACACTTCGCGTGGACAGTGGCGCTAACACGCATGATCTCGGCGGTGTTCCGGCGTGGGGGTGACGTGTCGTTCGTGGTCGAAGAGCTGAAAGCGGTGTTCGATCCGCGCGGCGGCGCATGGATGCAGGGCAAATACGTGCCGTCCATCTTGGCAGCCATCGGTGGCGTAATCGAAAAGCACATGATCGCAACGGGCTTTTTGGCAGGTGAGGGGATGGGCCTGAAATCAGACCCACAAGCAGACGTCGTAGCGCTGAACAACGCGCCAAAAGGTAAGGCCTGTTCATCCTGCGGCGGCTACGAGTTGCGCATGGTCGAAGGCTGCATGACGTGTGGATCATGCGGCTATTCGAAATGCGGTTAG